DNA from Variovorax sp. V213:
GCGCGCGGATGACCCTCGCCGCGAAAGCGCCTTGCGGCGGCGCTACGATCGCGGCATGAATCCCTCCATCGATGTTGCCGTCGTGATGCGCCGCGAGCGCGTCGAAAGCCGTTGGCAATCCTGGCGCTGGATTCTCGAAAGCGTCGGTCCCGACCAGCCCGGCTTCGGCACCGAGCCGCGCCTGCTCGAAGCGAGCGAGCGTGCCCAGCGCTGGCTGCACCCCGGCTTCAAGACCGAGCTGTTCCGCGACGATGTGGAGGGCTACCACCTGAATGCCACCACGCCCGCGCCCTGCTGGTTCGTGCTGTGGCGCATGGAGGAAGAACCCACCGTTGCCGACGAGCCGCTGGCGCGGCCGGTGGTGGTGAGCCTCAGCTACAACGAAGCCGGCCGCTGGCTCGACGCGCAGGAAACGGTGGAGCAGGTGCCCGCGCCCGAAGAGGTGATCGAGTGGATGCGCGGCTTCGTGCAGGCGCATTACGTGATGGAGCCCAGGCGCCGCAAGCGGCCAGAGAGTTTCCGCCCGCTGGTCGACCGCTTCGGCAACGCGGCCAGCGTGTCGACCGAGAAAAAGCGCGGACGCGGAGCGGGCGATGTCTGAGAACTTCTTCGACCGCTGGTCGCGGCGCAAGAAGGAAGCGCGCGAAGAGCTTTTGCCGCCTCCCGCGGTGCAGGAGGTGGACGAGGCGCAAGGCGCGTCCGCTGCGCAC
Protein-coding regions in this window:
- a CDS encoding DUF3305 domain-containing protein, coding for MNPSIDVAVVMRRERVESRWQSWRWILESVGPDQPGFGTEPRLLEASERAQRWLHPGFKTELFRDDVEGYHLNATTPAPCWFVLWRMEEEPTVADEPLARPVVVSLSYNEAGRWLDAQETVEQVPAPEEVIEWMRGFVQAHYVMEPRRRKRPESFRPLVDRFGNAASVSTEKKRGRGAGDV